From a single Collibacillus ludicampi genomic region:
- a CDS encoding HAD family hydrolase, translated as MQAIVFDLDHTLLFSTLDLIRMRKEMYAYLCRFMDKGVLSEELVAAELMRIASHYDAVNRTNHLQALEAIATSHEQAALREATIADETHDTLQELKKRGFSLAVLTNNSRTSTQEALTRFGLREFFSIVLTRDDVKKMKPEPDGLLTLCKRWALPPADILMVGDGWPDGMAAKYAGCPFIAFRMPSHVIERYDLHPLGRIEHLSELLSILFAC; from the coding sequence ATGCAGGCGATCGTTTTTGATTTGGATCATACATTGCTCTTTTCCACACTCGATCTGATCAGGATGCGCAAAGAAATGTACGCCTATCTGTGTCGTTTCATGGATAAAGGGGTTCTGTCTGAAGAACTCGTTGCGGCAGAACTCATGCGCATCGCTTCACACTATGACGCGGTCAACCGAACGAACCATCTGCAAGCGCTGGAAGCGATCGCAACGTCACACGAGCAGGCTGCTTTGCGTGAGGCAACGATCGCCGACGAAACGCATGATACATTGCAAGAATTAAAAAAACGCGGATTCTCCCTGGCGGTTCTCACGAACAATTCTCGGACATCCACCCAGGAAGCTCTCACGCGCTTCGGCTTGCGCGAATTTTTTTCGATTGTGCTGACTCGTGATGATGTAAAGAAAATGAAACCGGAACCGGATGGTCTGCTCACTCTCTGCAAACGATGGGCACTTCCACCCGCTGATATACTCATGGTTGGGGACGGCTGGCCTGACGGTATGGCAGCAAAATATGCCGGCTGTCCGTTTATCGCTTTTCGTATGCCTTCTCATGTCATTGAAAGATATGATCTTCATCCCTTGGGCAGAATCGAGCACTTGTCTGAATTACTTTCTATTTTGTTCGCTTGTTAG
- a CDS encoding NAD(P)H-hydrate dehydratase, with the protein MFIVTSQEMKSIDAFTIESLGLPARVLMENAGYAVARVIESRYPKGTRVLILAGKGNNGGDGLVAARHLADAGYPVHVILAVAAASLSGEAAFQYERIQRFGISSSMYDPFTFHRELSRSELIVDALLGTGTKGSPRHPYDEMIVAANESRKPIVAVDIPSGLDADNGHVSQPCIRATCTVSLAFLKRGLVSQPGAEYAGECVVERIGIPHWAAERHGVKTRLLTEMEIAGLMRPRHPSGHKGTYGHVMLVGSCRRMVGAGLLAAHAAVRTGAGLVTLGVPASALPAAAGRVLEVMLTPLPDNGTGEYYADMAEEILLAAEDKDVLAVGPGLGRFAGGETFLRKIIREWPKPLILDADALYLLAQDVTMLRERTDPTILTPHPGEMARLLGCSIADVQMARIDHARTFATTYQVTLVLKGNYTVIAHKTGDVAINPTGNPGMATGGTGDVLTGMIASLVAQGYDPYEASCLAVYLHGATGDRLAEKIGQQALAAGDLIEEIGPTWIEIERKRLF; encoded by the coding sequence GTGTTTATTGTTACAAGCCAGGAAATGAAGAGTATTGACGCGTTTACGATCGAGAGTTTAGGTCTTCCCGCCAGAGTCTTGATGGAGAATGCCGGGTATGCTGTGGCACGTGTGATCGAATCCCGGTATCCGAAAGGTACGCGCGTTCTCATCCTTGCCGGGAAAGGTAACAATGGAGGGGATGGACTTGTTGCTGCACGACATCTCGCGGATGCAGGCTACCCGGTTCACGTGATCCTGGCCGTTGCTGCGGCCTCCTTGTCTGGTGAAGCGGCGTTTCAGTATGAACGTATCCAGCGTTTTGGTATCTCGTCGAGCATGTATGATCCGTTCACGTTTCACCGAGAGTTGAGCCGTTCGGAATTGATTGTCGATGCGCTGCTGGGGACTGGAACGAAGGGAAGCCCTCGCCATCCATATGACGAGATGATCGTAGCCGCGAATGAATCCCGAAAACCGATCGTCGCTGTCGATATCCCGAGCGGTCTCGATGCGGATAACGGTCACGTATCTCAACCATGTATTCGTGCAACCTGTACCGTATCTCTGGCATTCCTGAAGAGAGGGCTTGTCAGTCAACCAGGGGCTGAATATGCGGGTGAATGCGTGGTGGAGCGGATTGGGATTCCACATTGGGCGGCTGAGCGGCATGGTGTGAAAACTCGTTTGCTCACCGAGATGGAAATCGCCGGATTGATGCGGCCACGCCATCCTTCCGGACATAAGGGCACATACGGTCATGTGATGCTCGTCGGCTCATGTCGACGAATGGTCGGTGCAGGATTGTTGGCCGCACATGCAGCCGTACGTACAGGTGCCGGGCTTGTCACACTCGGAGTACCCGCATCGGCTCTGCCGGCAGCAGCAGGAAGAGTGCTGGAGGTGATGTTGACGCCGCTTCCCGATAACGGGACAGGAGAGTATTACGCGGATATGGCGGAAGAGATTTTACTCGCAGCGGAAGACAAAGATGTTCTTGCCGTGGGACCCGGCCTCGGTCGTTTCGCAGGCGGAGAGACATTCCTTCGCAAGATCATACGAGAATGGCCGAAGCCACTAATACTGGATGCAGATGCGCTATACCTGCTTGCACAAGATGTGACGATGTTACGTGAACGTACAGATCCTACCATTCTCACTCCGCATCCTGGCGAAATGGCGCGTCTTCTTGGTTGCTCGATCGCAGATGTGCAAATGGCGAGAATCGATCATGCTAGGACATTCGCTACGACATACCAAGTGACTCTCGTTCTCAAAGGAAATTATACGGTCATTGCCCATAAAACAGGGGATGTCGCGATCAATCCAACAGGAAATCCGGGAATGGCAACGGGAGGAACCGGTGATGTGTTAACGGGGATGATTGCATCCCTCGTCGCTCAAGGCTATGATCCGTATGAAGCCTCGTGTCTCGCCGTTTATTTGCACGGAGCAACAGGGGATCGTCTTGCTGAGAAAATCGGCCAACAGGCTTTGGCTGCGGGTGATCTCATTGAGGAAATCGGACCCACTTGGATAGAAATTGAACGTAAACGTCTCTTCTGA